One Microtus pennsylvanicus isolate mMicPen1 chromosome 3, mMicPen1.hap1, whole genome shotgun sequence DNA window includes the following coding sequences:
- the Msantd3 gene encoding myb/SANT-like DNA-binding domain-containing protein 3, with amino-acid sequence MQNNEIIKPAKYFSELEKSILLALVEKYKYVLECKKSDARTIALKQRTWQALAHEYNSQPSVSLRDFKQLKKCWENIKARTKKIMAHERREKVKRSGSPLLSNHVLGKEKISSMLPEQLYFLQSPPEEEPEYHQDAAAQESFAASNRELCEEEKEFVHFPVCEGTSQPEPSCSAVRITANKNYRSKTTQEGALKKMHEEEHHQQMSILQLQLIQMNEVHVAKIQQIERECEMAEEEHRIKMEVLNKKKMYWERKLQTFTKEWPVSSFNRPFPNSP; translated from the exons ATGCAAAACAACGAAATTATTAAACCGGCCAAATACTTCTCCGAGCTGGAGAAGAGCATCTTGCTTGCTTTAGTGGAGAAGTACAAGTATGTGCTGGAGTGTAAGAAAAGCGATGCGCGGACTATCGCCCTCAAGCAGCGCACCTGGCAGGCGCTGGCGCACGAGTACAACTCCCAGCCCAGCGTGTCGCTGCGGGATTTCAAACAGCTCAAGAAGTGCTGGGAGAACATCAAGGCTCGGACCAAAAAAATTATGGCCCACgagagaagggagaaagtgaAGCGCAGCGGGAGCCCCCTGCTGAGTAACCACGTCCTGGGCAAGGAGAAGATCAGCAGCATGCTGCCGGAGCAACTGTACTTCCTGCAGAGCCCGCCTGAGGAGGAGCCCGAATACCACCAGGACGCAGCTGCTCAAG AATCCTTTGCTGCTTCCAATAGAGAACTGTGCGAGGAAGAGAAAGAGTTCGTTCATTTTCCAGTGTGTGAGGGGACCTCGCAGCCGGAACCTTCGTGTTCAGCCGTCAGAATCACAGCCAATAAGAACTACAGGAGCAAAACCACTCAGGAAGGCGCTTTAAAGAAGATGCACGAGGAGGAGCACCACCAGCAAATGTCCATCCTCCAGCTGCAGCTGATCCAGATGAACGAGGTGCACGTGGCCAAAATCCAGCAGATCGAGCGCGAGTGCGAGATGGCGGAGGAGGAGCACAGGATCAAGATGGAAGTCCTCAACAAGAAGAAGATGTACTGGGAAAGGAAACTGCAGACTTTTACCAAGGAGTGGCCCGTTTCCTCATTTAACCGGCCCTTTCCCAATTCACCCTAA